One Fontisphaera persica DNA window includes the following coding sequences:
- a CDS encoding CHASE domain-containing protein — MAEPPDQPNHEAPSPATAGPAPTPPPAGADPSLLPAGSDLSGARARMFFSLGLLAALGLVITAGILLLVYRQNQERRRLEFAKLADDRAQAVQLAANGCVEVLNAMADLYAASQRVEPEEFRHFATRAMQRHPETVYLAWLPRITHAQRQSIERLPPRLNRGFRILQLNTNGLPVTAEVRPEYFPVFYIEPFWENRFLRGLDHYAEPSRRAAMELARDTDTPVATPWIRLAQRETDAAADFGVFLYQAVYTNDLPAETVAQRRQNLAGYLAAVVTVEGLVRRALPAGALKNVEVFLGDESSEDGAPMTIHFTPQGWDVRRQPLDEIKRLRRGAIAWEGAVDLAGRPWAVLCYPTRHFNAAYRSWSLWGILLAGLLFTGFLVNYQRLIMQRASYVEQLVNQRTRELKEEIASRARLEEELQRERDLFHTLLDNLPDRIYFKDTQSRFLRINRALADLFGLQHPREAVGKSDFDFFTIEHARPAFEDEQEIIRTGQPLIGRIELETLPDGKKCWAHTTKMPFRDKQGRIIGTFGISRDITSLREMTEQLKKANADLQRSHEELKAAQMQLIQAEKMQSVGRLAAGVAHEVKNPLAILGMGLDYLASSVDQNDPTLRLVVEDMRQAIRRADNIILGLLDFSKPGDLELKPVRLNDIIQQALALTKHEQVGAFVQVETHLAPDLPPITGDARKLSQVFVNLFLNACQAMQSGGTLTVRTHVRSLDADEVRLEVGSREALRFHAGQPVVEALVDDTGPGIPPDKLHRIFDPFFTTKPTGQGTGLGLTVSRQIMEWHGGRIQILNRPEGGARAILWFPIQESSPTSPPPTPPDIPPPH, encoded by the coding sequence GTGGCAGAACCACCCGACCAACCAAACCACGAGGCCCCCTCGCCTGCCACTGCGGGGCCGGCGCCAACTCCACCGCCGGCCGGCGCAGACCCCTCCCTTCTGCCCGCCGGTTCCGACCTCTCCGGCGCCAGGGCCCGCATGTTTTTTTCCCTCGGCCTCCTCGCCGCCCTCGGCCTGGTGATTACCGCCGGCATCCTCCTGCTCGTCTATCGCCAAAACCAGGAGCGCCGCCGCCTCGAATTCGCCAAACTCGCCGATGACCGCGCCCAGGCCGTGCAACTGGCGGCCAATGGCTGCGTCGAAGTCCTCAACGCCATGGCCGACCTCTACGCCGCCAGCCAGCGCGTCGAGCCCGAGGAATTCCGCCACTTCGCCACCCGCGCCATGCAGCGCCACCCCGAGACCGTCTATCTGGCCTGGCTGCCCCGCATCACCCACGCTCAGCGCCAGAGCATCGAGCGCCTGCCCCCGCGTCTCAACCGCGGCTTCCGCATCCTCCAACTCAACACCAACGGCCTGCCGGTCACCGCCGAAGTCAGGCCCGAATACTTCCCCGTTTTCTACATCGAGCCTTTCTGGGAAAACCGTTTCCTCCGCGGCCTCGACCACTACGCCGAACCCTCCCGCCGCGCCGCCATGGAACTGGCTCGCGACACCGACACTCCCGTCGCCACCCCCTGGATTCGCCTCGCCCAACGCGAAACCGATGCCGCCGCCGATTTCGGCGTCTTCCTCTACCAGGCCGTCTATACCAACGACCTCCCCGCCGAAACCGTCGCCCAGCGCCGCCAAAACCTCGCCGGCTACCTCGCCGCCGTCGTCACCGTCGAAGGCCTCGTCCGCCGCGCCTTGCCGGCCGGTGCCCTGAAAAATGTGGAGGTCTTCCTCGGCGACGAATCCTCCGAAGACGGCGCCCCCATGACCATCCACTTCACCCCCCAAGGATGGGATGTCCGCCGCCAGCCCCTCGACGAAATCAAACGCCTCCGCCGCGGCGCCATTGCTTGGGAAGGCGCCGTGGACCTCGCCGGCCGCCCCTGGGCCGTGCTGTGCTATCCCACCCGCCACTTCAACGCCGCTTACCGCTCCTGGAGCCTCTGGGGCATCCTCCTCGCTGGCCTGCTCTTCACCGGCTTCCTCGTCAACTACCAGCGCCTCATCATGCAACGCGCCAGTTACGTCGAACAACTGGTCAACCAGCGCACCCGCGAACTCAAAGAAGAAATCGCCAGCCGCGCCCGCCTCGAAGAAGAGCTGCAGCGCGAACGCGACCTCTTCCACACCCTCCTCGACAACCTCCCCGACCGCATCTACTTCAAAGACACCCAAAGCCGCTTCCTCCGCATCAACCGCGCCCTCGCCGACCTCTTCGGCCTCCAACACCCCCGCGAGGCCGTCGGCAAAAGCGACTTCGACTTCTTCACCATCGAACACGCCCGCCCCGCCTTTGAAGATGAACAGGAAATCATCCGCACCGGCCAGCCCCTCATCGGCCGCATCGAACTCGAAACCCTCCCCGACGGCAAAAAATGCTGGGCCCACACCACCAAAATGCCCTTCCGCGACAAGCAGGGCCGCATCATCGGCACCTTCGGCATCTCCCGCGACATCACCTCCCTGCGCGAAATGACCGAACAACTCAAAAAAGCCAACGCCGACCTCCAACGCTCCCATGAAGAACTGAAAGCCGCCCAGATGCAGCTCATCCAGGCCGAGAAAATGCAATCCGTCGGCCGCCTCGCCGCCGGCGTCGCCCACGAAGTCAAAAACCCCCTCGCCATCCTCGGCATGGGCCTGGACTACCTCGCCAGCTCTGTGGACCAAAACGACCCCACCCTCCGCCTCGTCGTCGAAGACATGCGCCAGGCCATCCGCCGCGCCGACAACATCATCCTCGGCCTCCTCGACTTCTCCAAACCCGGCGACCTGGAACTCAAGCCAGTCCGCCTCAACGACATCATCCAGCAAGCCCTCGCCCTCACCAAACACGAACAAGTCGGCGCCTTCGTCCAGGTCGAAACCCACCTCGCCCCCGACCTCCCCCCCATCACCGGCGATGCCCGCAAACTCTCCCAGGTCTTCGTCAACCTCTTCCTCAACGCCTGTCAGGCCATGCAATCCGGCGGCACCCTCACCGTCCGCACCCACGTCCGCTCCCTCGACGCCGATGAAGTCCGCCTCGAAGTCGGCAGCCGCGAAGCCCTCCGCTTCCACGCCGGCCAGCCCGTCGTCGAAGCCCTCGTGGACGACACCGGCCCCGGCATCCCCCCCGACAAACTCCACCGCATCTTTGACCCCTTCTTCACCACCAAACCCACCGGCCAGGGCACCGGCCTCGGCCTCACCGTCAGCCGCCAGATTATGGAATGGCACGGCGGCCGCATCCAAATCCTCAACCGCCCCGAAGGCGGCGCCCGCGC
- a CDS encoding Gfo/Idh/MocA family protein, which translates to MAARGGAVGLVFGLYSGGGAAQYAAMKTTLRVNRRRFLRGLALTGAAAALPDIIPSRVLGADAPSNKITVGAIGVGGMGSGNLGGFLGDRRCRVLAVCDVDRGHREREQRRVNNQYGNQDCAAYKDFRELIARDDIDVISLATPDHWHAIPAIMAAKAGKDIYGEKPFSHDLKEGRAMVTAIERYGRIWQTGSWQRSTGDFRFACELVRNGRIGKVHTVEVGLPTGGAGGTAPFTDPPPDLDYDFWCGPSPWAPYSRDRTHWNWRWQMDYGGGQLMDWIGHHGDIAQWGLGTEYTGPVEINPIHAEFPKVGIWDAATRYRIECTYANGVKMIVQNAEGNHRMGAKWIGTEGWVWVDRGGFDTQPKELRKERIRPDEINLYRSQNHIGNFIDCVISRRQTITPAEVAHRSASIGHLCVIAITLGRKLRWDPAKEEFLNDPSANALLGRAKREPWNIIV; encoded by the coding sequence GTGGCGGCGCGCGGCGGGGCGGTGGGGCTGGTATTCGGGCTTTACAGCGGCGGCGGCGCTGCGCAGTATGCCGCCATGAAAACCACCTTGCGAGTGAATCGCCGGCGCTTTCTCAGGGGGCTGGCCCTGACGGGCGCGGCGGCGGCATTGCCTGATATCATTCCGTCCCGGGTTTTGGGGGCGGATGCTCCCAGCAACAAAATCACCGTGGGCGCCATTGGGGTGGGGGGGATGGGCTCCGGCAATTTGGGCGGTTTTTTGGGCGACCGCCGGTGCCGGGTGCTGGCGGTGTGCGATGTGGATCGCGGCCATCGGGAGCGGGAGCAGCGGCGGGTCAACAATCAGTATGGCAACCAGGATTGCGCGGCCTACAAGGATTTCCGGGAGCTGATTGCGCGGGATGACATAGATGTCATTTCGCTGGCGACGCCGGATCATTGGCATGCGATTCCGGCAATCATGGCGGCGAAGGCGGGGAAAGACATCTACGGGGAGAAGCCGTTCAGCCATGATTTGAAGGAGGGGCGCGCGATGGTGACGGCCATTGAGCGTTACGGGCGCATCTGGCAGACGGGTTCGTGGCAGCGTTCGACGGGAGATTTTCGCTTTGCCTGCGAGCTGGTGCGCAACGGGCGGATTGGGAAGGTGCACACGGTGGAGGTGGGTTTGCCCACGGGCGGGGCGGGCGGGACGGCGCCTTTCACGGACCCGCCGCCGGATTTGGATTATGATTTCTGGTGCGGGCCTTCGCCGTGGGCGCCGTATTCGCGGGATCGGACGCATTGGAACTGGCGTTGGCAAATGGATTACGGCGGGGGCCAGTTGATGGACTGGATTGGGCATCATGGGGACATTGCCCAGTGGGGATTGGGCACGGAATACACGGGGCCGGTGGAGATTAATCCCATTCACGCGGAATTTCCCAAAGTGGGCATCTGGGATGCGGCGACGCGGTACCGGATAGAGTGCACTTATGCCAACGGGGTGAAGATGATTGTGCAGAATGCGGAGGGCAATCATCGGATGGGCGCCAAGTGGATTGGCACCGAGGGGTGGGTGTGGGTGGACCGGGGGGGCTTTGATACGCAGCCCAAGGAGCTGCGGAAGGAGCGCATCCGGCCGGATGAAATCAATCTTTACCGTTCGCAGAACCACATTGGCAACTTCATTGACTGCGTGATTTCCCGGCGCCAGACCATCACGCCGGCGGAGGTGGCGCATCGTTCCGCCAGCATTGGCCATTTGTGCGTAATCGCGATTACGCTGGGCCGCAAACTGCGGTGGGACCCGGCCAAGGAAGAATTCCTGAATGACCCTTCGGCCAACGCGCTGCTGGGCCGCGCCAAACGCGAACCGTGGAATATCATTGTGTGA
- a CDS encoding HEAT repeat domain-containing protein has protein sequence MKKAFSLVLAVFCAASAAAQAPADPLDGLAKWSFGQSRESLARVEELMRKTAPADYPALEARLIAILKAPETSKDAKRYVCRYLGVVGSAKCVPALAELLTDADLSHPARMALEPLAAPEAGAALRTALPKVEARLRAGILGSIGVRRDPQAVEVVARYVHDPDPWVAETALAALGQIGTPAAAKVLASATVTPALSRALGRAEMEAAARLAATGNAKLARGILEKYLVASQPRALRVAAAKGMVEVLPATEAARWVVQSLQSDDAARREGAIAGFADSKNRPMQAAVAGELPQLPSAGQLLLLGWLNDLPDVPAREGLLKVVSTTGDEAVRAAALDCLARHGTAADVPLLAERAAGTGPAADAAKRALQRLGKPGVDEALLKLVETSAPAIGAVAVDALAQRRTEAAVPGLLRIMKNPDPALAVRGVRALGVIGRAENVKDLASLVATATQNEVRQAAESAIAAICRRSADKPALASAILPVLQSGPAPEAQAALLRLLIYTGGGEALQAVVSAMKHPNATVAKAATEALVAWPDLSAGPHLLNLARNAADANLNVVALRDGCLRLAEMEELPMAGRVDLLRGVLENARRPEEKKRALTILAELPLPAALETLQSASKDAALQQEAWASIIRLARQMGAVYPKQALAALEQVQAQNLPEALKQQAAQALKAIENAGMSPDGFVLSWLLSGPYVKEGKDGAALFEEVFPPEQTGGQAEWRPVTAARNGVVALDKLLRGGNDRVAYLKTLIVSEQEQEILLEMGSDDGIKVWLNGKVVHANNATRPCTPGQDKKKVRLVKGVNAMLVKITQGGGEWAGVVRLRTADGRDLNNVMVGPAAE, from the coding sequence ATGAAAAAAGCATTTTCCCTTGTATTGGCAGTGTTTTGCGCGGCCAGCGCTGCGGCCCAGGCGCCTGCGGATCCGCTGGACGGGCTGGCGAAGTGGAGCTTTGGTCAGAGCCGCGAGTCGCTGGCCCGGGTGGAGGAGCTGATGCGCAAAACAGCTCCCGCCGATTACCCGGCCCTGGAAGCCCGGTTGATTGCCATATTGAAGGCGCCGGAAACGTCCAAGGACGCCAAGCGTTATGTATGCCGCTATCTGGGCGTGGTGGGGTCGGCCAAGTGTGTGCCGGCATTGGCGGAGCTGCTCACGGACGCTGATTTGTCCCACCCCGCCCGCATGGCCTTGGAGCCGCTGGCGGCCCCGGAAGCGGGCGCGGCATTGAGAACGGCCCTGCCCAAGGTGGAGGCCAGGTTGCGCGCGGGCATTCTGGGTTCGATTGGCGTACGGCGCGACCCGCAGGCGGTGGAGGTGGTGGCGCGGTATGTCCATGATCCGGATCCCTGGGTGGCCGAGACGGCGCTGGCGGCTTTGGGGCAAATTGGCACGCCGGCCGCCGCCAAAGTGCTGGCTTCGGCCACAGTAACCCCGGCCTTGAGCCGGGCTTTGGGCCGCGCGGAAATGGAGGCTGCCGCCCGGCTGGCCGCCACCGGCAACGCGAAATTGGCCCGCGGCATTTTGGAGAAGTACCTCGTGGCCAGCCAGCCGCGCGCGCTGCGCGTGGCGGCGGCCAAAGGCATGGTGGAGGTGTTGCCGGCCACGGAGGCCGCGCGCTGGGTGGTGCAAAGTTTGCAAAGCGATGATGCGGCCCGGCGCGAGGGGGCGATAGCCGGTTTTGCTGACTCGAAGAATCGTCCCATGCAGGCCGCGGTGGCGGGTGAGCTGCCGCAGCTTCCCTCCGCCGGCCAGTTGTTGTTGCTGGGCTGGCTCAATGATTTGCCGGACGTTCCGGCCCGAGAAGGGCTGCTCAAGGTGGTTTCCACCACAGGCGACGAAGCCGTGCGCGCCGCGGCTCTGGATTGCCTGGCCCGCCACGGGACGGCGGCGGATGTGCCGCTGCTGGCCGAGCGCGCTGCCGGCACGGGGCCGGCCGCCGATGCGGCCAAACGCGCCCTGCAACGGCTGGGCAAACCCGGGGTGGATGAGGCCCTCTTGAAGCTGGTGGAGACCAGTGCGCCAGCGATTGGCGCGGTGGCCGTGGACGCGCTGGCGCAGCGCCGCACGGAGGCCGCGGTGCCGGGGTTGCTGCGCATCATGAAGAATCCAGACCCGGCGCTGGCGGTGCGCGGCGTGCGGGCCTTGGGGGTGATTGGCCGGGCGGAAAATGTGAAGGACCTGGCGTCCCTGGTGGCCACGGCCACGCAAAACGAGGTGCGGCAGGCGGCGGAATCGGCGATTGCAGCCATTTGCCGGCGCAGCGCGGACAAGCCGGCGCTGGCGTCAGCCATATTGCCGGTGCTGCAAAGCGGCCCTGCGCCGGAGGCCCAGGCGGCGCTGCTGCGACTGCTGATTTACACCGGCGGCGGGGAGGCGCTGCAGGCGGTGGTGAGCGCCATGAAGCATCCCAACGCCACGGTGGCCAAGGCCGCCACGGAGGCGCTGGTGGCGTGGCCGGACCTTTCGGCGGGACCGCATTTGTTGAATCTGGCCCGAAACGCCGCGGACGCCAACCTGAACGTGGTGGCGCTGCGCGACGGCTGTCTGCGCCTGGCGGAAATGGAAGAGCTGCCCATGGCCGGGCGGGTGGATTTGCTGCGCGGGGTTTTGGAAAATGCCCGCCGTCCGGAGGAAAAGAAACGTGCGCTGACCATTTTGGCGGAATTACCTCTGCCGGCGGCGTTGGAAACCTTGCAGTCTGCGAGCAAGGATGCTGCGCTCCAGCAGGAGGCGTGGGCTTCCATCATCCGGCTGGCCCGGCAAATGGGGGCGGTCTATCCCAAACAGGCGCTGGCGGCGCTTGAACAGGTGCAGGCCCAAAACCTGCCGGAGGCGCTCAAGCAGCAGGCGGCGCAGGCGCTCAAGGCCATTGAAAACGCCGGGATGTCGCCGGATGGTTTTGTGCTTTCGTGGCTGTTGTCCGGGCCGTATGTGAAGGAGGGCAAGGACGGCGCAGCGTTGTTTGAGGAGGTGTTTCCGCCGGAACAGACCGGCGGCCAGGCGGAATGGCGGCCCGTCACCGCCGCACGCAACGGCGTGGTGGCCCTGGACAAACTTTTGCGTGGCGGCAATGACCGCGTGGCTTATCTGAAGACGCTGATTGTTTCGGAGCAGGAGCAGGAAATCCTGCTGGAGATGGGCAGCGATGACGGCATCAAAGTCTGGCTCAACGGCAAGGTGGTGCACGCGAACAACGCCACGCGCCCCTGCACGCCCGGGCAGGACAAGAAAAAAGTTCGGCTGGTGAAAGGCGTAAATGCCATGCTGGTCAAAATCACCCAGGGCGGTGGAGAGTGGGCCGGGGTGGTGCGCCTGCGCACCGCCGATGGCCGGGATTTGAACAATGTGATGGTTGGCCCGGCGGCGGAATAG